In a single window of the Papaver somniferum cultivar HN1 chromosome 8, ASM357369v1, whole genome shotgun sequence genome:
- the LOC113303313 gene encoding uncharacterized protein LOC113303313, with protein MGKSCDFISWWKIKTCYINGKISRPSDDKKLEEWISQDHLVMTWLLNSMEPTISNVFNFSESSKDMWDSVAELYGNQNNAARIFQLQHEIAAATQGDKPFIEHYGNLKRMWDELAIYRLHTIDPKVLLKRPEEDKIFSLLHSLKPEYKALKSHVLMNSTVPSLSSICATIQREENRKEVIDFKIAPVREESSALAVERGKSYGNRNKGQGKREIYRCDHCNKTGHTKDRCWQLHPHLKPMFDSNKKKEQKEQAAVADTSITLSQLNHILQQYSKSTKNSSEDPSTNASGSNDEEIDW; from the exons ATGGGCAAGAGCTGTGACTTTATCTCTTGGTGGAAAATCAAAACTTGTTACATTAACGGCAAAATTAGTCGGCCAAGTGATGATAAGAAATTAGAAGAATGGATTTCTCAAGATCATCTTGTTATGACTTGgcttctcaattccatggaacCAACTATTTCTAATGTTTTTAATTTCTCTGAGTCTTCAAAGGACATGTGGGATTCTGTAGCCGAGTTATATGGTAATCAAAATAATGCCGCAAGGATATTCCAGCTGCAACATGAAATTGCAGCAGCAACTCAAGGAGATAAACCCTTTATTGAGCATTATGGTAACTTGAAACGAATGTGGGATGAACTAGCTATTTATCGACTACATACTATAGATCCAAAAGTACTTCTTAAGCGCCCTGAAGAAGATAAAATTTTCTCATTACTTCACAGCTTAAAGCCTGAATATAAAGCTCTTAAGAGTCATGTATTGATGAACTCGACCGTTCCTTCACTTTCTAGCATTTGTGCAACTATTCAACGTGAAGAAAATCGAAAAGAAGTCATAGACTTCAAAATTGCTCCTGTCAGAGAGGAATCCAGTGCTCTTGCTGTTGAAAGAGGGAAGTCATATGGTAATCGCAATAAGGGTCAAGGGAAACGAGAAATCTACCGCTGTGATCATTGCAATAAAACCGGGCATACAAAGGATCGTTGTTGGCAGCTTCACCCGCACTTAAAGCCCATGTTTGACAgcaataaaaagaaagaacaaaaggaGCAAGCTGCTGTAGCTGATACTTCTATCACTTTAAGTCAGTTAAACCACATTCTTCAACAATATAGTAAGTCAACAAAGAACTCATCTGAAGACCCTTCTACTAATGCTTCAG GATCGAACGACGAAGAAATTGATTGGTGA